A genome region from Scleropages formosus chromosome 6, fSclFor1.1, whole genome shotgun sequence includes the following:
- the LOC108935501 gene encoding RING finger protein 122 isoform X2, translated as MSPVTFKDLPLDIYMVIFGTGIFVFILSLIFCCYFISKLRHQAQSERFGYKEVVFKGDAKKLDVHGTCAVCLEDFRLKEELGVLPCQHAFHRRCLVKWLEVRCVCPMCNKPIAGPLEHQRHSLGTLLDELL; from the exons ATGTCACCCGTCACCTTCAAGGACCTCCCCCTGGACATCTACATGGTCATCTTCGGAACGGGCATTTTTGTCTTCATCCTCAGCCTCATCTTTTGCTGCTACTTCATAAG CAAACTTAGGCACCAGGCCCAAAGCGAAAGGTTTGGCTACAAGGAG GTTGTTTTCAAAGGAGATGCAAAGAAATTAGACGTACATGGG ACGTGTGCCGTGTGTCTGGAGGACTTCAGGCTGAAAGAGGAGCTGGGAGTGTTGCCATGCCAACACGCCTTCCACAGGAG GTGCCTAGTGAAGTGGCTGGAGGTGCGCTGCGTGTGTCCAATGTGCAACAAGCCCATCGCTGGGCCCCTGGAGCACCAGCGCCACAGCCTGGGAACACTGTTGGATGAGCTGCTGTGA
- the LOC108935501 gene encoding RING finger protein 122 isoform X1 — protein MSPVTFKDLPLDIYMVIFGTGIFVFILSLIFCCYFISKLRHQAQSERFGYKEVVFKGDAKKLDVHGQTCAVCLEDFRLKEELGVLPCQHAFHRRCLVKWLEVRCVCPMCNKPIAGPLEHQRHSLGTLLDELL, from the exons ATGTCACCCGTCACCTTCAAGGACCTCCCCCTGGACATCTACATGGTCATCTTCGGAACGGGCATTTTTGTCTTCATCCTCAGCCTCATCTTTTGCTGCTACTTCATAAG CAAACTTAGGCACCAGGCCCAAAGCGAAAGGTTTGGCTACAAGGAG GTTGTTTTCAAAGGAGATGCAAAGAAATTAGACGTACATGGG CAGACGTGTGCCGTGTGTCTGGAGGACTTCAGGCTGAAAGAGGAGCTGGGAGTGTTGCCATGCCAACACGCCTTCCACAGGAG GTGCCTAGTGAAGTGGCTGGAGGTGCGCTGCGTGTGTCCAATGTGCAACAAGCCCATCGCTGGGCCCCTGGAGCACCAGCGCCACAGCCTGGGAACACTGTTGGATGAGCTGCTGTGA